Sequence from the Candidatus Thorarchaeota archaeon genome:
GTCCGCATCAGTTGGCTCTCGGTCACTATCCAGAAGTCCGTAGAGAACATGGAGGACCTGCGCGTTTCTCTGCAGAGTCGAGGCGGTCCGGCAGGTTCGTTCTGTATGTCGTGTGGTCATCATCAGTGTCTCCAATTCGCTTTTCGTGATACAACTGACCATTCCTTCCTCTGGAAACAAGATAAAGCTGTGTACAATGTGGACATCATCAGCGTATCACCAATGTAACATGTGGGCATTACCATGACTACACAGCCCCGGACCACCTTTGTATTGGCAGGCTGTCCATTCTGGACCTGTGGCCATCGTGACTCCAAGTGCAATGGAGGGGTGTGAGGTGACGGTCAGCCACGCGCGAACGCAGTGATCACAGTCAGTCATTCTCGCAAAGAAGGCACAGCACCACGGTTCAGTTCATCAGACTCCAGAATGCCGTCATGACACCGCTGAGCAGTCCTAGTGTCATGAAGACCGTCAGACGAAGCAGAAGGAGTTATTACACGCTCTGGCGCCATGTTTCGCAAACTCTGTCACTGACACAGAGTGATAGATGGATTCCAAACCGGTGCGGAACATGCCCTCTTCGCGTCGTAGCGTACAGTATGTCAAGGTTGTATTTGTCGGACCTGGAGGAGCGGGGAAGTCCACCATAGCAAGGCGGCTCATAACGGGCGGCTTTGTGAATACGGACATGACAGTTGGAATGGATGTGGAGTCATGGTCCTTACTTGACACCAGCAAGAACGTGACACTCGGTGTCTCGATATCTGACTTGGGAGGCCAGAATCAGTTCAGATTCTTCCAACCTGGACTGATTCGGGGTGCTAAGGCCGCAGTACTGGTCGTTGACCTCGAGAGGTTTGACACAGTGATCTCGCTTGATGAATGGCTGGCCATGCTTGAGTCGATCCCGAGAAACAGGTGGATACTGGTGGGCAACAAGGTCGACCGTGCAACAGAGTGTGCATGCGAAGAGGTTGCAAAGAAGGCCGAGGACTTGACTATCAGGTATGTGATTATCAGTGCGAAGGAGGGCACGAACTTTGAGGCGCTGGAGGCAGAACTCACATCAATTATCACCTCCGCAACATTGGAACAGAGACACGCCCAGGTAGAGGCAGCGTCAAAGCAGTGTGAGTGAGACTCAACAGAAGAAGCAGTCAATCACTCAGGAGGTCCATACTTCGTAAGCTGCTCAGCGCAAGTAATCACTAAGGCGATCTCGCTGCGTCAAGCTTGTGAGGTTCATTTGAGCCCCTCGGGTTAGCAGCAGCTCCCCAGAAGTTGGACGGTCTTGGACATCACTGCGTGGTGCATATGACTCCGTGCGGGAACTGGGAGCTCGAGGTCGGTTCGACACATCATGAGACCTCGAGGAGTGACCACAGTGCCGTCTCCTAGGAGTGACAAGACTCTTGTATCAGACTTTGTCCAACCAAAAATGAACGGTAGCTCCGAGTCGGAAAGAAGGAAATACAGGTCAGGTGAACGTGTCTGCCGGCCCGGGTCACCTGACCAGTTCCAGAGTGTACACTAGAACTCATCCAGACCACTGAGAACTACAAGATCTGCAACGGGTCCCATTCCGCGTGACTTCATGATCAGTAGCACAGCTCGCAGTTCAGACGGCTTGATCTTCACATGAATAGCCGTTTCTAACTGCTTGAGCACGGCCCTGGCAGTAGTCTTCTCCTTGACAGCGTTCCCGAGGTAGTCCGACGCAGCATGCAGGATGGCAACACGCCTCCGCAACAGCAGGTCGATGGCCTCGGCATCATCCATCTCCTCAGCTTCTCGGAGATACGACTCAAGTGCAGGGTGGGCATCACGTGCCAGCTCACCTCCAACAATGAGAGGAAGTCCAACGTTTATTGTCAGCCCCTCTGGCACCTTGGTGCACTGCTCTGAGATGATGACACTCTTGCCAAGCCTCAAAGTGTCCGGAAAGACCCTGTTGAGGACGCCATATGCGGATATGCCTGCATCCACGTTCCCGCAGAGGACTAGCGGCTTATCCTGCAAGACGCATGAAAACATGTCCGTCAGGATAGGACCAAACACCTTCCGGGCTCCCTTCAGTGTCATACCTCTTCCGGGCATGACCTCAACAACCTCGGTTCTTCGGGTCTCAGTCGGGGCAAAGTCAACGAGCTGAACGCCACGCACCCTTAGCTTGTCGTCGAAGAAAGCCACCAGCACATGCGAGCAGTCCGAATCGGCAGGAATCAGCACGGAGGATATACCCCTGGAGGGGTCGATGCCGGCGGGTACCTCCTTCACCCGGGTCTTCTTGCATGCAGGACACTGGACGCGAATGGAGGCCAAGTCAGTCCCTCCGGTATCACTCTTTCGCGAGTAGGTATCCTCCCAGTCCCAAGAGCCCTACAGAGACTGTCCGGATGATGTAGAACAGCCACTTCAGGTCTTGTATTGGCCAGATGAAGAGCACCAGTGCATAGACGAGGAAGGAGAGCCCAATGAGGACGGCCCATCTGCTGCCACTGGTCGTGAAGTGCCTGAGAAAGACAAGACCGATGAAGAACGATACAGGAATCAGCAGTTCAATCACCCAGTAGCTCATGTTCAGGAGCTGTGTGTGCGTCGAGGGGTTGAACACAGCAAGCGGGGTGTCACCAGGCAGGAAGAACCCGAAAGCAGCACTACCAATCACGTACAGGGCCACGAAGATTGCCGTTACAATCTCTCGGACCATTGCCTTCTTCACTACGAATGTCATTGTTGCAAACAGGACCAGACCGGTTGTTCCTGCTCCCGAGAGATTGATGTAGAGCCAAGTGGTTGTGATGTATATCGGATTGGTCGGCCCAATCTCCATCGAGGTGGTTATCACAACGATGGTGTGTCCAAGTGCGTACAGTATGAATGCAAGACCCCACAGGAGGCGGGACGACTTCCGCTCCCTGCGATATGCAGTCACGAAGATGACTCCAGCCAAGTATGCTACAATGGCTGAAATCAATGATGTTGTAAGGAGAACGTAATCGACCATCGGGAATACCTGACAGTGCATAGGATGGCCGCTATTTACCTCTTTTGTGCACCTGTCAGTGTTGGGAGTTTGTAAGTCTCTCATATAACGTATAGCCTGTGCTGTCGTGGGCATGCCAGCGAGCATGAGGCTCCGCATGGCATTTCCGGGACGACATACCACGCGATGTCAATAGTCGAGTCTTCCTTCAGCGATGATTGGACTTCGGTCCCTCTAGTAATCATCCCCTGTACAGATTCACTATGGGCATCTTCCATCCTGTCCCGAACGCTCTTCGCGTGACTCTTATGCACGGAGGCGCCTGCCATCGCTTGTATTCCGCTCGTCTGATCCGCGAATAGACGTCATCGACCACTTCGGGGGGATAGCCCATCTCGATGAGCTCCCTCCTGCCGGTCCGTTTCTCGATTATCTCGTCGACGAGCGGGCTCACTATGTCGAAGTCGAACGGGTCGAACTGGTCGGGTCTGAGTTCGGCCGATGGGCGTTTGGTGATTGAACCGATCGGAATCACATCCCGTCCCTTCCTTTGATTGATGTAGTGTGCAAGCTCGTACACCTGCTTCTTGCTCACATCCCCGATGACACCCACTCCTCCCGTCATGTCACCATAGAGTGTGCAGTATCCCAGTGCAAGCTCAGTCTTGTTGCCGGTGTTGAGAACAAGCATCTTGAGACCCCTGAACCGGTTTGAGAAGTCCATCAGACAGTTCCCTCTCACCCGTGGCTGTATGTTCTCATCGGCGACGGGGTCCTCCTCATCCGGGTGGATATCAAGGGACTCTCTCAAACGTTGCCATGTGCTGCTTAGAGACTCGTGATAACTGTCCACAATGTCCTGAATGGAGAACTGCAGGTAATGTATACCAAGGTTGTCGGCCAAGAGTTCCGCATCTGTCTTGCTGTGTTCGCTGGAGAATCGGGACGGCATCGAGAAGCCAACTACGTTCTCGGGTCCGAGTGCCTCTGCGGCAATGCAGGCTGTGACTGCGGAGTCAATCCCCCCACTCAAGCCCAGAACGGCCATCTTGAAGCCGGTCTTCCGGAAGTAGTCTCGGAGTCCTAGAACAAGTGCGTCAAAGGTCTCTTTGGCACGGTCTTGCTCTGGTAGGGGAATAGCCGGCCCCCGGCCCTCCATAAGGTCGACCACCATCATGTCTTCCTCAAAGCCCCTAGCATATGCTATCACGTTCCCATCCGGGTCGGACGCCATACTGTGACCATCGAAGACAAGCTCGTCCTGTCCGCCCACCAGATTGACCAGCAGGACCGGCAACTTGCTTCGAGTCGCCTTTGAGGTCACCACCCTGCTGCGCTCGAGTGCCTTGCCAACGTGGAAGGGGGACGCGGACAGGTTCAAGATGAGCTGGGCCCCTCTAGACTTCAGAATGTCCGTCACCTTGACATCGTAGGAGTCATCCCAAAGGTCCTCGCATATCTCGATGCCGAGCGGCACCTCTCCGCTACGAGTCATGACCAATACGGGGCGAATGTCCTCAGGCCTTGCAGAGGTGAAGTACCTGGCCTCGTCAAACACATCATACGTTGGAAGGAGCGTCTTGTGGATCACAGAGAGGACTCTGCCCTCACCTAACACTGCAGCAGCGTTGAAGAGCTTCCACTTCTCGTCGTGGTCCACGAAGCCCACCACTGCGGTGATTCCAGTCGACTCCCTCCCAATCACCTCCAGCGCGTGTCTATTCGCTCTGACAAAATCCCTCTCATAGAGGAGGTCCTGAGGAGGGTAGCCCGTCACAACCATCTCAGGAAACGCAACTATGTCGGCGCCCAGCTGGCGTGCTTGACGAATACCATTCACCACGCGAGCCACATTCCCATCGATGTCCCCAACTGTTGCATTGAGCTGGCCAAGGGCAATCCTCATTCTGTCCACATCACGGCAGGGATGGGCATCTGTGAAAAGTGTTATGTATAGCGACTTGCGGACATTCGGTATAGTACAATCCACTCAAACAGTCTGTCATATCACGTCAAGGCCGCGCAAGATGTACACCTTCATTGAGCGACCCCACAGATTTCACGGGGTGACGAAAAAGTGCCAAGTCTCAGGAATCACAGCATAGGAAAAAGACACTACATGGTTGGGTTTCTGTTCGGTCTGACGGTGCTTGCCGCTCAGCTCCACGCCAGTGGCTGGCGTCTGGAGGTGCTGCTGGCGTCTTCAACTCTTCTCTTCCTGATACTGGCCTCAATGTCAGTGATGAAGTTCATGGGGAGCATAGGAATAGTGCTGACGTACGCTTCGTTCTGCAGCTTGGTATTCCAACGAACGTCAGAGATGATGAGAAACAAGAGGACGACCGCAGCTCGTGTCAAGACAGTCCTTACGATACCAATCGTGGCCATTGCAGGCTATGGCATGGTCAAGATCTATGTGGCCCTGTTTCTGGGCTATGGACTCGGCCCGATTGAAGTCCTACTCTCACTGTACGGCGTCTGGTCGGTAATGGCGGTCGTATACATCGTGCCGGCTGTGACGAACGCGTTACCGCATGAGGAAGACGAAGGGATAGTTGCAGAAACAGAAACCAAGCTTAAACGGTTCCACTACTCTCTCTGGAGGGGCTATCAGACTAGAGTGAGGAAGGACTTTGGAAAGGTATACGCGAAGGAGTTTGAACGTTATCGCCAGAGTATGGAGAGGATCCGAGGAGAGCTGAGTGGCCTCCTTCTGTTCCCGATGTGCGTGGTGCTGGCCGTCATCCCGCCGCTCGCAGGCCTGCTCATCGTACTGTGGCTACGGATGCTATCGCATGACAGTGCTCCCTTGACACGAGGTGAGAGAGCCCTGCTCGTGAGTTCGTCCTTTGTCGTGCTATTGGTTTCAAGTGTTGTCCTTGTTTCTCTGAGTCTTCTGCCCGCAGTGAGCGTCCTCGATCTCGCCTATGGGGTGGGAATACTGGGAAGCATACTTCTCCTAGCCTACGTGATTAGGAAGTCCTAGTTCACATCTGGCGGCCGGTGGATATGGGCCTAGTCTAGTCGACTCCTGATAACTCGCG
This genomic interval carries:
- a CDS encoding GTP-binding protein — translated: MDSKPVRNMPSSRRSVQYVKVVFVGPGGAGKSTIARRLITGGFVNTDMTVGMDVESWSLLDTSKNVTLGVSISDLGGQNQFRFFQPGLIRGAKAAVLVVDLERFDTVISLDEWLAMLESIPRNRWILVGNKVDRATECACEEVAKKAEDLTIRYVIISAKEGTNFEALEAELTSIITSATLEQRHAQVEAASKQCE
- a CDS encoding NAD+ synthase, whose product is MRIALGQLNATVGDIDGNVARVVNGIRQARQLGADIVAFPEMVVTGYPPQDLLYERDFVRANRHALEVIGRESTGITAVVGFVDHDEKWKLFNAAAVLGEGRVLSVIHKTLLPTYDVFDEARYFTSARPEDIRPVLVMTRSGEVPLGIEICEDLWDDSYDVKVTDILKSRGAQLILNLSASPFHVGKALERSRVVTSKATRSKLPVLLVNLVGGQDELVFDGHSMASDPDGNVIAYARGFEEDMMVVDLMEGRGPAIPLPEQDRAKETFDALVLGLRDYFRKTGFKMAVLGLSGGIDSAVTACIAAEALGPENVVGFSMPSRFSSEHSKTDAELLADNLGIHYLQFSIQDIVDSYHESLSSTWQRLRESLDIHPDEEDPVADENIQPRVRGNCLMDFSNRFRGLKMLVLNTGNKTELALGYCTLYGDMTGGVGVIGDVSKKQVYELAHYINQRKGRDVIPIGSITKRPSAELRPDQFDPFDFDIVSPLVDEIIEKRTGRRELIEMGYPPEVVDDVYSRIRRAEYKRWQAPPCIRVTRRAFGTGWKMPIVNLYRG